Proteins encoded by one window of Anguilla rostrata isolate EN2019 chromosome 9, ASM1855537v3, whole genome shotgun sequence:
- the nup98 gene encoding nuclear pore complex protein Nup98-Nup96, which yields MFNKSFGAPFGGGTGAFGTSSTFGQQNTGFGATGGFGASAFGATNSTGGLFGAAQNKPVVTANPQPSFTGAGRGGGLFGSSTFSQPVTSSTSTGFGFGAAGGTTNSLFGSAGAGGGLFSQQNNAFAANKPASFGTFGTSTSSGGLFGTTNTNSNPFGGASASLFGPSGFTATQSGTTLKFNPPSGSDTMVKGGVTTSINTKHQCITAMKEYENKSLEELRLEDYQAGRKGPSNPMAAGTGVLFGGAAAATPSTAAGLFGSSATNTGFSFGQNKTSFGTSTGAFGTATGSLFGAQPQPAQQASSLFSKPFGQPTTTPNTGFSFGNTNTMGQPNTNSMGLFGNTVASQAGGLFGNTANTSTATAFGTGTGLFGQTNTAFATGTPNLFGNKTAGFGTTTTSAPSFGTGTGLFGNKPTLTLGTNTNTSNFGFGANTAGGGLFGNKTATGGLGTGLGTGFGAAVGTGQTSLFGNTQNKLGSALGTVGAFGAPGFSTGTSGLGFGAPQQPVALTDPNAAAAQQAVMQQQINALAYSPFGDSPLFRNPLSDPKKKEERLKPTNPAAQKALTTPTHYKLTPRPATRVRPKALTSSSSSKSQLFDGLDDDEPSLSNGSFMPRKSIKKLVLKNLNGSSLYSAVGRETEDLASPAEYPENGLSVPETRPQEEEEAEPERPEEELEEVTKFYTNPIAKPIPHPLEGRLSRQSQALQDTIAELNVRPAGASNGLELSSEDASLADDSAQEEQEPDAPPAPQHPAGIVLCRVGYYTIPSLEELGSMLNENGDCLVENFTVGRKGYGSIFFPGEVNLTDLNLDEIVHFRRKEVIVYPDDKAKPAVGEGLNRTGSWVFEVAHFSKYGLQDSDEEEEAPPAKTDPKKLKTAAAVPPPQQQVALNGKPTPQSTAVLELLSRASEVDSDMADITQELPADSVLDGEDQDRRHPPEGHAWKPRRDHDPRAQPACRQPTHTRPAGTPKYPRISINPHVLQVPQNHPSHTPVLQYPKIPQSHQPCTQSSTPSCRYPKIHPKITINPHVLQVPQIHPKITINPACRYPKIHPKITINPHVLQIMKSSLFMEDEEGELFPRLGFSLSSPGFDQSKDLGSPRLLLPPQQGRPSGGLLQARFSTGAGLFSQLPEAPFGGVPQRLSRTSAADASRLSPWPSPGPSFRLPAPAPEPSLRTVGTQRQPDLVPAGSSVARDKGKLLMDAALFMGRCFRVGWGPNWTLAHCGDPLSGPAGAPQDTPAQALEFGFLPKLAKSAPVSESPFRVQVERVVDAERGASEEALALLRRPLEIELKHSRVSAEGACPFVQPAPGVDALHEYADWISEVTAETGAADGTLLHTYTPHTHAYTRHARTPHTRMRTHSSATHAYTQSCTKSLTLTHTHTLTHTHTHTHTVPHSHMHVHVHTHRSTHAGPWGATPLDGAGRLGEAEGRRRWAGYAHHWSQRTPLSPDRPPRTGRAVAAGVHQPGLLGLNWGLSGLKVSSGMAGMHSPVYLVNEALRLTQDRLTRVRAYSVTSVTHSDLQASAADSSLRRTPPVPVKVWQTSDSCVNVCSELDWQRCLAVHLWYLLPPTASVADALSKYQAAFQGTSEGQKYACAPLPPYLHLEEEPEEEGEEQRPLYDICFHLLKLYSDRHYSLQQLLDPCTVTSDRLDYRLSWHLWNVLQALHYTHLSQQHQGLLHASYAAQLESAGLWEMAVFVLLHIPDPAHRERAVRAMLDLHCPLVETEDSAEREHFLTEKLLVPVQWIHEAKATRAHREGDRHREALHLYKAGHWNQCHRLVIQHLASDCIINENHDYLLEFLEGLSAPERCVQIQDWPTVGRVFLDYIHVIQTLRAIQQLESPGYELERLHMEVTSLCSRIELIPCSTAKDRLAQSEMAKRVANILRAVLSLQQGGDSASGRPHVPLRHLAPHIGRLPMPEDYALEELRGLTQSYLRELVVGQ from the exons TGGTGACAGCAAACCCTCAGCCCAGCTTCACTGGAGCGGGTCGAGGAG GCGGCCTCTTCGGCTCCAGCACCTTCAGCCAGCCGGTGACCTCGTCCACCAGCaccgggttcgggttcggggcGGCCGGCGGGACGACCAACAGCCTGTTCGGCAGCGCCGGCGCCGGGGGCGGCCTCTTCTCCCAGCAGAACAATGCCTTCGCCGCCAACAAGCCCGCCTCCTTCGGCA CCTTTGgcaccagcaccagcagtgGGGGCCTGTTTGGGACGACCAACACCAACTCCAACCCCTTCGGCGGGGCGTCAGCGTCCCTGTTCGGGCCCTCGGGCTTCACCGCCACGCAGTCGGGGACGACGCTCAAGTTCAAC CCTCCCTCAGGAAGTGACACGATGGTGAAAGGGGGAGTGACCACCAGCATCAACACCAAGCACCAGTGCATCACGGCCATGAAGGAGTACGAGAACAAGTCTCTGGAG gagctgcgGCTGGAGGACTACCAGGCGGGGCGGAAGGGCCCCTCCAACCCCATGGCCGCCGGCACCGGCGTGCTTTTCGGGGGCGCCGCCGCGGCCACGCCCAGCACCGCCGCCGGCCTCTTCGGCTCGTCCGCCACTAACACGGGCTTCTCCTTCGGCCAGAACAAGACCTCCTTCGGAACCA GTACGGGCGCGTTCGGCACGGCCACCGGCAGCCTGTTTGGCGCGCAGCCGCAGCCGGCCCAGCAGGCCTCCAGCCTCTTCAGCAAGCCCTTCGGCcagcccaccaccacccccaacaCCGGCTTCTCCTTCGGCAACACCAACACCATGGGCCAGCCCAACACCAACAGCATG GGTCTGTTTGGAAACACGGTGGCGTCCCAGGCGGGGGGTCTGTTTGGGAACACGGCCAACACCAGCACGGCCACCGCCTTCGGCACCGGCACCGGGCTGTTCGGCCAAACCAACACCGCCTTCGCCACCGGCACACCG AACCTGTTCGGCAACAAGACGGCCGGGTTcggcaccaccaccaccagcgcCCCGTCCTTCGGCACCGGCACCGGCCTGTTTGGGAACAAGCCCACCCTCACCCTGggcaccaacaccaacacctcCAACTTCG GCTTTGGCGCTAACACGGCTGGCGGAGGCCTCTTCGGGAACAAAACGGCGACGGGAGGGCTGGGGACCGGCCTGGGGACCGGGTTTGGGGCCG CTGTGGGCACGGGCCAGACGTCTCTGTTCGGGAACACCCAGAACAAGCTGGGCTCCGCCCTGGGCACGGTGGGGGCGTTCGGGGCCCCTGGGTTCAGCACCGGCACCAGCGGCCTGGGGTTCGGGGCCCCGCAGCAGCCTGTCG CTCTGACAGACCCCAACGCGGCGGCCGCCCAGCAGGCTGTGATGCAGCAGCAGATCAACGCTCTGGCCTACTCGCCCTTCGGAGACTCCCCCCTCTTCAGGAACCCCCTGTCTGACCCCAAAAAgaaggaggag CGTCTCAAACCCACCAATCCAGCGGCCCAGAAGGCGCTGACCACGCCCACTCACTACAAGCTGACCCCGCGGCCAGCCACCAGGGTGCGCCCTAAGGCCCTgacctcctccagctcctccaagTCCCAGCTGTTCGACGGCCTGGACGACGACGAGCCGTCCCTTAGCAACGGCTCCTTCATGCCCAG GAAGAGCATAAAGAAGCTGGTGCTGAAGAACCTGAACGGCAGCAGCCTGTACTCCGCCGTGGGCCGGGAGACGGAGGACCTGGCCTCCCCTGCGGAGTACCCCGAGAACGGGCTGag cgTGCCGGAAACCAGgccccaggaggaggaggaggcggagcccgAGAGGccggaggaggagctggaggaggtgacCAAGTTCTACACCAACCCCATCGCCAAGCCGATCCCACACCCGCTGGAGGGCAGGCTGAGCCGGCAGAGCCAGGCCCTGCAGGACACCATCGCCGAGCTGAACGTCCGGCCCGCCGGGGCCTCCAACGGCCTGGAGCTCAGCAGCGAGGACGCCTCCCTCGCCGACGACTCCgcccaggaggagcaggagcccgacgcccccccggccccgcagCACCCCGCTG GCATCGTCCTGTGCAGAGTGGGGTACTACACCATCCCGtccctggaggagctgggcaGCATGCTGAACGAGAACGGGGACTGCCTGGTGGAGAACTTCACCGTGGGCCGGAAGG GTTACGGCTCCATTTTCTTCCCTGGGGAGGTGAACCTGACCGACCTGAACCTGGACGAGATCGTGCACTTCCGGCGGAAGGAGGTCATCGTCTACCCCGACGACAAGGCCAAGCCCGCCGTGGGAGAGGGCCTCAACAGG ACCGGCTCCTGGGTGTTtgag GTGGCCCATTTCTCCAAGTACGGCCTCCAGGACTccgatgaggaagaggaggctcCGCCCGCCAAAACGGACCCAAAGAAGCTGAAGACCGCTGCCGCAGTtccgcccccccagcagcaggtgGCGCTCAATGGAAAACCCACACCACAG agcacGGCCGTGCTGGAGCTCCTGTCTCGGGCCTCAGAGGTGGACAGCGACATGGCGGACATCACGCAGGAGCTGCCCGCAGACAGCGTGCTGGACGGGGAGGACCAGGACAGGCGGCACCCGCCCGAGGGACACGCCTGGAAACCCCGCCGAGACCACGATCCCCGAGCTCAACCAGCCTGCAGGCAACCCACGCACACCCGTCCTGCAG GTACCCCGAAATACCCCCGAATCAGCATCAACCCCCACGTCCTGCAGGTACCCCAAAATCACCCATCACACACCCCCGTCCTGCAGTACCCCAAAATACCCCAATCACATCAACCCTGTACCCAATCCTCAACCCCGTCCTGCAGGTACCCCAAAATACACCCCAAAATCACCATCAACCCCCACGTCCTGCAGGTACCCCAAATACACCCCAAAATCACCATCAACCCCGCCTGCAGGTACCCCAAAATACACCCTAAAATCACCATCAACCCCCACGTCCTGCAG ATAATGAAGTCCTCCCTGTTCatggaggatgaggagggagagCTCTTCCCCAGGCTGGGATTTAGCCTGTCTTCCCCGGGATTCGACCAATCAAAGGACCTGGGCTCACCTCgtctcctcctgcccccccaacAGGGGCGACCGTCCG GAGGACTGCTCCAGGCCCGGTTCAgcacgggggcggggctgttcTCCCAGCTCCCCGAGGCCCCGTTCGGGGGCGTCCCCCAGCGGCTGTCCCGGACGTCCGCGGCGGACGCGTCGCGCCTGTCCCCCTGGCCCTCGCCGGGGCCCTCGTTTCGGCTGCCCGCCCCGGCCCCCGAGCCCTCGCTGCGCACGGTGGGCACGCAGCGCCAGCCGGACCTGGTGCCCGCGGGCAGCTCGGTGGCGCGGGACAAGGGCAAGCTGCTGATGGACGCCGCCCTGTTCATGGGCCGCTGCTTCCGCGTGGGCTGGGGGCCCAACTGGACCCTGGCGCACTGCGGGGACCCCCTCAGCGGGCCCGCCGGGGCCCCCCAGGACACCCCCGCCCAGGCCCTGGAGTTCGGCTTCCTGCCCAAACTGGCCAAGAGCGCACC GGTTTCGGAGAGCCCCTTCCGGGTGCAGGTGGAGCGGGTGGTGGACGCGGAGCGGGGGGCGAGCGAGGAGGCGCTGGCGCTGTTGCGGCGCCCCCTGGAGATCGAGCTGAAGCACAGCAGGGTGAGCGCGGAGGGGGCGTGTCCCTTCGTCCAGCCGGCCCCCGGGGTGGACGCCCTGCACGAGTACGCCGACTGGATCAGCGAGGTCACCGCGGAGACCGGCGCTGCTGATGGTACGctcctgcacacatacacacctcacacgcatgcatacacacgccacgcacgcacacctcacacacgcatgcgcacccACTCAAGTgccacgcacgcatacacacagtctTGCACCAAGtccctcacactcactcacacacacacactcactcacacacacacacacacacacacagtacctcactcacacatgcatgtgcacgtacatacacatagatccacacac GCGGGCCCGTGGGGGGCTACGCCGCTGGACGGAGCGGGCCGGctgggggaggcggaggggaggaggaggtgggcggGCTACGCCCACCACTGGAGCCAGCGGACGCCTCTCAGCCCTGACCGGCCGCCGCG GACAGGGAGGGCTGTGGCAGCTGGGGTCCATCAGCCGGGACTGCTGGGGTTGAACTGGGGACTGAGCGGGCTGAAGGTCTCCTCGGGGATGGCTGGAATGCATTCCCCTGTGTATCTGGTGAATGAGGCTCTGCGGCTCACTCAGGACAGGCTCACTCGTGTCCGAGCCTACTCTGTCACCAGCGTCACTCACTCGGACCTGCAGGCATCAGCTGCGGACTCCAGCCTGAGACGGACTCCTC ctgtacctgtgaaGGTGTGGCAGACGTCGGACAGCTGTGTGAACGTGTGCTCTGAGCTGGACTGGCAGCGCTGTCTGGCTGTGCACCTGTGGTACCTGCTGCCCCCCACCGCCTCGGTCGCCGACGCGCTCAGCAAGTACCAGGCCGCCTTCCAG GGCACCAGCGAGGGGCAGAAGTACGcctgcgcccccctccccccgtacctgcacctggaggaggagccagaggaggagggggaggagcagaggccGCTCTACGACATCTGCTTCCACCTGCTGAAGCTGTACAGCGACCG CCACTACAGCttgcagcagctgctggaccCCTGCACGGTGACCAGCGACCGGCTGGACTACCGCCTGAGCTGGCACCTGTGGAACGTGCTGCAGGCGCTGCACTACACGCACCTgtcccagcagcaccagggcCTGCTGCACGCCAGCTACGCCGCCCAGCTGGAGAGCGCGGGACTCTGGGAAATGGCCGTCTTCGTGCTGCTGCACATACCCGACCCCGC GCATCGTGAGAGGGCGGTCCGAGCGATGCTGGACctgcactgccccctggtggagacgGAGGACTCTGCGGAACGGGAGCACTTCCTGACGGAGAAGCTGCTGGTTCCGGTGCAGTGGATCCACGAGGCCAAGGCCACGCGGGCCCACCGGGAGGGAGACCGGCACCGGGAGGCCCTGCACCTCTACAAGGCGGGGCACTGGAACCAGTGCCACAGGCTGGTCATCCAGCACCTGGCCTCAG ATTGCATCATCAACGAGAACCACGACTACCTGCTGGAGTTCCTGGAGGGCCTGTCTGCTCCGGAGCGCTGCGTGCAGATCCAGGACTGGCCCACGGTCGGCCGCGTGTTCCTGGACTACATCCACGTCATCCAGACCCTGCGGGCCATACAGCAG CTGGAGAGCCCCGGGTACGAGCTGGAGAGGCTGCACATGGAGGTCACGTCGCTCTGCAGCAGGATAGAGCTCATCCCCTGCAGCACGGCCAAGGACCGGCTGGCCCAGTCAg aGATGGCGAAGCGCGTGGCGAACATCCTCCGCGCGGTGCTGAGcctccagcagggcggcgacTCTGCCTCGGGGCGGCCCCACGTGCCCCTCCGCCACCTGGCCCCCCACATCGGCCGCCTGCCCATGCCCGAGGACTACGCCCTGGAGGAGCTGCGCGGCCTCACCCAATCCTACCTGCGCGAGCTCGTCGTCGGCCAATGA